The proteins below come from a single Methanolobus chelungpuianus genomic window:
- a CDS encoding ATPase domain-containing protein encodes MSEAYLSERIGTGIPGLDEMLRGGYFVGTANVVSGDSGTGKTIFGTQFIVEGAKKGENVMCIITSEESKSIVREMKTSFNWDLEEYVRQGKLTFVDITDPSLRLQKSVEIAPSELIKSFKKLVESKIEEVKPTRIFIDSIEALFLAIESNYKLRTLIDDVFSVFRKHQVTSVITVGAMYNLDNMVEYGADSVIKLGRIIAGNNLQRSIYIMKMRGSGTINEVRVLNISDNGMSVLAQSPYLE; translated from the coding sequence GTGTCAGAGGCATATTTATCAGAAAGGATCGGGACAGGAATACCGGGATTGGATGAGATGCTCCGCGGAGGTTACTTTGTGGGAACAGCAAATGTCGTCTCGGGTGATTCCGGTACAGGTAAGACTATCTTTGGGACCCAGTTCATTGTAGAGGGAGCAAAGAAAGGTGAGAATGTCATGTGCATTATCACTTCAGAAGAGTCAAAGTCCATTGTGCGGGAAATGAAGACCTCCTTCAACTGGGACCTTGAAGAATACGTCCGACAGGGAAAACTCACCTTTGTGGACATCACAGATCCAAGCCTCCGTCTTCAGAAAAGCGTGGAGATCGCACCATCAGAGCTTATAAAGAGTTTCAAGAAACTAGTGGAAAGCAAGATAGAGGAAGTCAAGCCCACCCGCATATTCATCGACTCCATTGAGGCACTTTTCCTCGCAATAGAATCCAATTACAAGTTAAGGACACTCATAGATGATGTATTCAGCGTGTTCCGTAAGCATCAGGTAACTTCCGTCATAACCGTAGGGGCTATGTACAATCTTGACAACATGGTCGAATATGGCGCGGACTCGGTCATCAAGCTGGGACGCATCATTGCGGGCAACAACCTCCAGAGGTCCATCTATATTATGAAAATGAGAGGTTCGGGCACCATCAACGAAGTGCGCGTGCTCAATATATCAGACAACGGCATGTCAGTGCTTGCACAGTCCCCATACCTTGAATGA
- a CDS encoding RDD family protein, producing MEIYSYAGFWKRLMAAILDILFVAVVGGPVSIVLGLLLGAAIGTIEGLQDNNAFLPAFMSAMIFFIAGTFLVLRFLYFAIMESSPYQATFGKKLIGIKVTDMYGRRISFRRAALRNLAKVLSSMVYYLGYLMIGFTRKKQGLHDLIAGCLVVDN from the coding sequence ATGGAAATATACTCTTATGCCGGTTTCTGGAAAAGATTAATGGCAGCTATACTGGACATCCTGTTTGTGGCAGTTGTCGGTGGCCCGGTCTCTATAGTCCTTGGCCTGCTTCTCGGAGCCGCCATAGGCACAATAGAGGGCCTGCAGGATAACAATGCCTTCCTTCCAGCGTTTATGTCTGCCATGATCTTTTTCATAGCTGGTACCTTCCTGGTGCTCAGGTTCCTGTATTTTGCCATAATGGAAAGTTCCCCGTACCAGGCGACCTTTGGCAAGAAGCTCATTGGTATAAAGGTCACGGACATGTACGGAAGAAGGATTTCCTTCCGGAGGGCTGCACTCAGGAATCTTGCCAAGGTCCTCTCCTCAATGGTCTACTATCTGGGATATCTGATGATAGGATTCACCCGGAAGAAGCAGGGCTTACATGACCTGATAGCGGGGTGCCTTGTAGTGGATAACTGA
- a CDS encoding helix-turn-helix domain-containing protein, which produces MASSIPEMLRAECKCEDMAKCVLGLKELDISTYKKLLESGPMTAEQLGQMLGRERSTAYRSLQNLTAAGLVYRETKSIDIGGYYYEYAAIEPAQVKEMLRGTIDDWYRKVSELIENFDRELLRE; this is translated from the coding sequence ATGGCAAGTTCGATCCCCGAAATGTTAAGAGCGGAATGTAAATGCGAAGATATGGCAAAGTGTGTACTGGGCCTGAAAGAACTTGACATCAGTACCTATAAGAAACTGCTTGAGAGTGGTCCTATGACCGCCGAACAGCTCGGCCAGATGCTTGGCAGGGAGCGCAGCACTGCTTACCGCTCATTGCAAAACCTTACTGCTGCAGGTCTTGTATACAGGGAAACGAAATCGATAGATATAGGGGGATACTACTATGAATATGCCGCTATTGAACCTGCGCAGGTAAAGGAGATGCTGAGAGGTACCATAGACGACTGGTACAGGAAAGTCAGCGAGCTCATAGAGAATTTCGATCGCGAGCTTCTGAGAGAATAA
- a CDS encoding AI-2E family transporter — MERSDKMWQALVLLALLVIVLAYSLYPYISAFFGAFILYAVFKPIYSFMTSRLKIKPSIAAFSIIIMSILIILIPLYALLSVVFIQVQTLLEDINGIYSNIDSALNYIDHMSNNMLPMEIALRERLMDIAASVANSVSIMAVGAISTIGQRIIEFIIMYFVLFYLLVGDRSEFAQSLEKAIPFSEKNRNKLLGQFPRLVKTILVSSSIIAILQGFILMVTFLLLDIKGAFLWGFVTMILAFLPVVGPPIIWVPTLAFQIIQGDMFTAAGVLAGGIIHTLVDEVLRPFVQKRVGHVHPLVTLVGVVTGVKFFGLLGIIIGPLLISYVLLVAAMFHDEYLTGQEDGQYREISTEIVEDGLA, encoded by the coding sequence ATGGAACGCTCTGACAAAATGTGGCAGGCACTGGTCCTGCTTGCACTTCTGGTAATCGTGCTTGCATATTCATTATACCCATATATCAGTGCCTTCTTTGGAGCATTCATACTCTATGCAGTATTTAAGCCAATTTATAGCTTCATGACTTCAAGGCTGAAGATCAAACCTAGCATAGCTGCATTTTCAATCATTATCATGTCGATACTTATTATCCTCATCCCCCTGTATGCGCTCCTTTCTGTGGTCTTCATTCAGGTGCAGACCTTACTTGAAGATATCAACGGCATATATTCCAATATTGATTCAGCATTGAACTATATAGATCACATGAGCAACAATATGTTGCCCATGGAGATAGCGCTGAGAGAGAGACTGATGGATATTGCGGCGAGCGTGGCCAACTCTGTCAGTATTATGGCAGTCGGAGCCATATCAACTATTGGCCAAAGGATTATCGAATTCATCATAATGTATTTTGTACTCTTTTATTTACTGGTGGGAGACAGATCAGAGTTTGCTCAGAGCCTTGAAAAAGCAATCCCTTTCAGTGAAAAGAACAGGAACAAGCTGCTGGGCCAGTTCCCCAGGCTTGTAAAGACCATTCTTGTAAGCTCAAGTATTATTGCGATCCTGCAGGGATTCATACTCATGGTCACATTTCTTCTGCTAGACATTAAAGGTGCCTTCCTCTGGGGATTTGTTACAATGATACTGGCTTTTCTTCCTGTGGTGGGGCCTCCCATCATATGGGTGCCCACTCTCGCATTCCAGATAATACAGGGAGATATGTTTACTGCAGCGGGAGTACTTGCGGGAGGAATTATCCATACCCTCGTAGATGAAGTCCTCAGGCCTTTTGTCCAGAAAAGAGTCGGTCATGTCCATCCACTGGTGACACTGGTAGGGGTTGTAACCGGAGTGAAGTTCTTCGGGCTGCTGGGAATAATCATCGGGCCTCTCCTGATATCATACGTGCTGCTTGTAGCAGCGATGTTCCATGATGAGTATCTTACCGGGCAGGAAGACGGCCAATACAGAGAGATTTCAACAGAGATTGTGGAAGATGGTCTGGCATGA
- a CDS encoding AI-2E family transporter, giving the protein MESPYNRILSAMLLLLLAALLVRLLHPYINAFFGALILYVTFRPMYMFLTERANIRPGLAALLVITATILTVMLPLYVLFAIIATELQQMIANAESLEQFIYLLETSSMFIIRLIPHYMPSGASLQESIAGIVAAGGGFLSPMLVSAAQIAGKRLLELIIMYFLLFYLLIGDRSKFAHSLQNSVPFNGDNTRKLLEEFRSVVRTILISTGAIAIIQGALLTVTFLLFGIEGAFLWGFVTMILSFIPALGPPLVWIPAAAFQLLEHDYFAAAGVFFGGIIVSSVDNLIRPAINQKVGRLHPLISVIGVIIGLKLFGLLGIIIGPLLVSYTLLTARMFSEEYMA; this is encoded by the coding sequence ATGGAAAGCCCTTATAACAGGATATTGTCAGCAATGCTCCTTCTACTCCTGGCAGCACTGCTTGTGCGCCTGCTGCACCCCTACATTAATGCGTTCTTCGGGGCTCTCATCCTGTATGTGACCTTCAGGCCAATGTACATGTTCCTCACAGAAAGAGCAAACATCAGGCCCGGCCTTGCAGCACTCCTAGTGATCACTGCTACCATACTTACGGTCATGTTACCATTGTATGTTCTCTTCGCAATAATTGCCACCGAGCTACAGCAGATGATAGCAAATGCCGAGAGTCTGGAGCAGTTCATCTACCTGCTGGAGACAAGCAGCATGTTTATCATAAGGCTCATCCCGCATTATATGCCATCAGGAGCAAGCCTGCAGGAAAGCATAGCAGGAATTGTGGCTGCCGGCGGAGGGTTCCTTAGTCCGATGCTTGTGAGCGCTGCCCAGATTGCAGGAAAAAGACTCCTGGAACTCATCATTATGTACTTCCTGCTGTTCTACCTGCTTATAGGAGACAGATCAAAGTTCGCCCATAGCCTGCAGAACTCAGTTCCTTTCAATGGGGACAATACCCGGAAGCTTCTGGAAGAGTTCAGGTCAGTGGTCAGGACCATCCTCATAAGTACGGGTGCTATTGCCATTATACAGGGTGCGCTCCTTACTGTCACATTCCTTCTCTTCGGGATTGAGGGTGCCTTCCTCTGGGGATTTGTCACGATGATCCTGTCCTTTATCCCGGCACTGGGACCTCCCCTTGTATGGATACCTGCGGCAGCCTTCCAGCTGCTAGAACATGACTATTTCGCTGCTGCAGGCGTATTTTTCGGAGGCATTATCGTGAGTTCCGTGGATAACCTTATACGTCCTGCCATCAATCAGAAAGTTGGCCGCCTCCATCCGCTGATATCCGTTATAGGAGTCATCATCGGCCTTAAGCTCTTCGGGCTTCTTGGCATTATAATAGGACCGCTGCTTGTGTCATACACGCTGCTTACGGCCAGGATGTTCAGTGAGGAATACATGGCCTGA
- a CDS encoding DUF5591 domain-containing protein yields the protein MTPIIPEDERSGIPLDTDELIYHPDMIRANEWVLSEYEAPVRDICIFVPCSKKKPYHESPSHRIFDSIIFSLLKPEEVHVVVFGTCGITPREVDTEYPFMDYQFIMGKCNVAKVKRDFLRMESERLAAYLEKTRDNYKHRIAYCIGDFRTAMQKALEMTDVRVTIVPKEETIMQNLQLQRKFIYGSLNQKKYLRDFYDAIASATGKPPMDMDIGDEDGIEDDDWFQL from the coding sequence TTGACACCAATCATACCTGAGGACGAGCGCTCCGGCATACCGCTGGACACAGATGAGCTGATCTACCACCCAGACATGATACGCGCAAATGAATGGGTGCTCAGTGAATACGAGGCTCCGGTGAGGGATATTTGCATCTTCGTTCCCTGCTCCAAGAAGAAACCATACCATGAGAGCCCTTCACACAGGATTTTCGACAGTATAATCTTCAGCCTCCTCAAACCTGAAGAGGTGCATGTGGTCGTTTTCGGTACATGTGGCATCACCCCCAGGGAGGTAGACACCGAGTATCCCTTCATGGACTACCAGTTCATCATGGGCAAATGCAATGTCGCCAAGGTGAAGCGCGACTTCCTTAGGATGGAAAGCGAGCGTCTTGCAGCTTACCTTGAGAAGACCCGTGATAACTATAAGCACCGCATTGCTTATTGCATCGGGGATTTCAGGACCGCCATGCAAAAGGCCCTTGAAATGACTGATGTAAGGGTGACCATTGTCCCGAAGGAGGAGACTATTATGCAAAACCTGCAGCTTCAGCGCAAGTTCATATATGGAAGCCTCAATCAGAAAAAATACCTGCGTGACTTTTATGACGCTATAGCTTCAGCCACAGGAAAACCGCCGATGGACATGGATATTGGGGACGAGGATGGCATCGAGGATGACGACTGGTTCCAGCTCTGA